The following proteins come from a genomic window of Liolophura sinensis isolate JHLJ2023 chromosome 13, CUHK_Ljap_v2, whole genome shotgun sequence:
- the LOC135480966 gene encoding sulfotransferase 1A3-like, translated as MELPPLSADVLAHYRRCIPGLHTVDGIPWHGSMFPQENFVMRNDDVLLSGYPKSGCTHFYFILFYSIPVKFSLPWTTNQTHRKYFVTRFMAKDSMARCRHAGHINLLDLSEYTPSLTHYTYFCVNKSFGLSVQLRRSFFSHLGNHWLGEIIYMILIGGDQEKANQKKIGERIHWLELHPVKPEEDNIQRFADLPSPRVLMTHNPNRLCPQSRDKKFKTVIILRSPKDIAVSFYKFHQMLDFIRYDRPWEDFLSLFMHGEVMYGSWFDVVLDWWKRKDDPSVCFVKYEDLKKDLRSGVETLASFLGVSLTEDQLQSVVNHCTFHNMKANPMSNVKADFMDEQVSPFLRKGIVGDWKNYFTVAQNELFNAYFESRMKNSGISMAFE; from the exons ATGGAGTTGCCTCCCTTATCCGCGGACGTTTTGGCCCACTATCGGCGCTGTATCCCTGGTCTCCACACGGTGGACGGCATACCGTGGCATGGCAGCATGTTTCCACAGGAGAACTTTGTTATGAGAAACGATGACGTCCTTCTGAGTGGATATCCCAAGTCAGgttgtacacatttttattttattttattctattcTATTCCAGTCAAGTTTTCTCTCCCGTGGACCACGAATCAGACACATAGGAAATATTTCGTGACCAGGTTCATGGCAAAGGATTCCATGGCTAGGTGTCGGCATGCGGGACATattaatttacttgatt TGAGTGAG TACACCCCGTCTCTGACCCATTACACGtatttttgtgtgaataaatCATTTGGGTTATCTGTACAGTTACGAagatcatttttttctcatctaGGTAACCATTGGTTGGGCgaaattatttacatgattcTGATTGGAGGAGACCAAGAGAAAGCAAACCAAAAGAAGATTGGGGAGCGTATTCATTGGTTGGAGCTACATCCAGTCAAACCGGAGGAGGACAACATCCAGCGGTTTGCTGATCTCCCGTCTCCGAGAGTACTTATGACTCACAATCCCAATCGACTGTGCCCCCAATCACGTGATAAGAAGTTCAAG ACCGTCATCATCCTGAGAAGCCCCAAGGATATTGCTGTCAGTTTTTACAAATTTCACCAAATGTTAGATTTCATCCGGTATGACAGACCTTGGGAGGATTTCCTGTCTTTATTTATGCACGGTGAAG TAATGTACGGGTCGTGGTTTGACGTGGTCTTAGACTGGTGGAAGAGGAAGGATGACCCCAGCGTCTGTTTTGTGAAATACGAAGACTTGAAAAAA GATTTACGGTCTGGAGTGGAGACACTGGCGTCATTTTTAGGAGTGTCTCTGACAGAGGATCAACTGCAGAGCGTCGTTAATCACTGCACATTCCACAACATGAAGGCGAACCCCATGAGCAATGTGAAGGCCGATTTCATGGACGAACAGGTGTCACCGTTTCTCAGGAAAG GTATAGTCGGTGACTGGAAAAACTACTTCACTGTCGCCCAGAACGAACTGTTCAACGCTTACTTTGAAAGCAGAATGAAAAATTCGGGAATCAGTATGGCTTTTGAATGA
- the LOC135480354 gene encoding uncharacterized protein LOC135480354 yields MAHFYIVKVLGVVSVTLTLALITNGQMDLTKQPGAKGANVVSAVVDIIRHSCIFPDDKFFLRRLAYVESRDGVSGRTYRPGYDGGIWQVERYQFNATQHSPAIQKYFPQIQSLFGIDWTRVTWSDLRKPLYSGIASSLYTQTLSTSVPRGIEKQSMFWTHNYQSASTELSYNFTVASSLLSDNCQGNQTIDLAFILDGSSSVSPGDFLRAKEFVLHVIDIFTISLDDARVSVITYSDDAVVEMYLGANQTKEEVREQILNIQWRGGSTATGKALDLAADVVFTAAHGSRVGAPKAVILLSDGQSNDFYETKNAARRVREMGITVFAVGVGTILDLLELKEVASDPDCTHLFLVNSYDEIDTLVQEIQHASCRIPVVIGPTDVVVCELSKDNSCVYKTRNISAVQITVDCSSAILYSSYNNPYPGSAYYELTSRATTAQPVIIGVGTKGKPLYISVWGPWLHTGDGRRCYATLRPMTHEYTFELICRENGVDRECSIPADLFRYKPQICNDNWWDFTNPCTRSAVEQGKVVFPHPYNANMYLTCDLTGRVYIVICPSGTLFDQNSLQCGMGPRGNGTGHVDINPCTPEQLRAGNFFFPYLEDHHKYIHCDAWGHPWVMDCNGGFVWDQRELTCVEEFLVGVTPHPHYNPCTREMIAMGKLFFPYPDDNRHYIRCDAWGQAFVMPCEPGTVWNQQVSVCV; encoded by the exons ATGGCGCACTTCTATATAGTCAAGGTTTTAGGAGTCGTAAGCGTCACGTTGACGTTAGCGTTAATCACCAACGGCCAAATGGACTTGACGAAGCAACCAGGTGCCAAAGGCGCCAACGTCGTCAGCGCCGTCGTTGATATCATACGCCACTCTTGCATATTTCCCGACGACAAGTTTTTCTTGAGGCGCTTGGCATACGTAGAATCCCGGGATGGTGTAAGCGGGAGAACATATCGTCCAGGCTACGATGGCGGCATATGGCAG GTCGAGCGGTACCAATTTAACGCCACCCAGCACTCGCCGGccatacagaaatatttccctCAAATCCAATCCTTGTTTGGCATCGATTGGACAAGAGTGACCTGGAGTGACCTTCGAAAGCCGTTATATTCGGGCATAGCATCTTCTCTCTACACCCAAACCCTAAGCACTTCGGTCCCTCGGGGAATTGAGAAGCAGTCTATGTTCTGGACCCACAACTACCAAAGTGCCTCTACGGAGCTCTCGTACAACTTCACCGTGGCCTCCTCTCTACTCAGTGACA ACTGTCAGGGGAACCAAACTATCGACTTAGCATTTATCTTGGATGGATCCAGCAGTGTGTCACCGGGAGATTTCCTAAGAGCGAAGGAATTCGTGCTACACGTTATAGATATATTTACGATTAGCCTTGACGACGCACGGGTATCTGTGATCACGTACAGTGATGACGCAGTGGTGGAAATGTACCTGGGTGCTAATCAAACCAAGGAGGAAGTCAGGGAACAGATCCTGAACATCCAGTGGCGAGGTGGCTCTACTGCTACCGGAAAAGCTCTAG ATTTGGCAGCGGATGTTGTTTTCACGGCTGCGCACGGTAGTCGAGTGGGAGCCCCTAAAGCTGTGATATTGCTATCGGACGGACAATCTAATGACTTCTACGAGACGAAGAATGCTGCCCGTCGGGTGAGGGAAATGGGGATTACGGTGTTTGCCGTAGGGGTAGGAACAATTCTGGACTTGTTGGAGCTCAAAGAAGTTGCGTCTGACCCAGATTGCACGCACTTGTTCCTCGTCAACTCCTATGATGAAATCGACACCTTGGTTCAGGAAATTCAGCACGCCTCTTGCAGGA TACCCGTTGTGATCGGTCCAACTGACGTCGTAGTGTGTGAACTGAGCAAGGACAACTCCTGCGTTTACAAGACTCGCAACATATCCGCAGTCCAG ATCACTGTGGACTGTTCATCCGCCATCTTGTACAGCTCTTACAATAACCCCTATCCCGGTTCAGCCTATTACGAGCTGACGTCAAGGGCGACTACAGCGCAACCTGTCATCATAGGTGTTGGCACTAAAGGGAAACCACTCTACATTTCTGTCTGGGGACCGTGGTTACACACAGGAGACGGTAGAAGGTGCTACGCCACCCTTCGGCCAATGACGCATGAAT ATACATTTGAACTTATCTGTCGGGAAAATGGCGTCGATCGGGAGTGTAGTATACCTGCAGATCTTTTCAGATACAAACCACAGATTTGCAATG ATAACTGGTGGGACTTCACCAACCCCTGCACCCGGTCTGCTGTGGAGCAAGGAAAGGTGGTTTTCCCCCACCCTTACAACGCCAACATGTACCTGACGTGTGACCTGACCGGGCGGGTGTACATTGTCATATGTCCGTCGGGTACACTATTTGACCAGAATAGTCTTCAGTGTGGGATGGGACCACGTGGTAACGGGACTGGACACGTGGATATCAACCCGTGTACCCCTGAACAGCTTCGCGCGGGGAACTTCTTCTTCCCATACCTAGAGGACCACCATAA GTACATACACTGCGATGCCTGGGGTCACCCATGGGTTATGGACTGTAATGGCGGGTTTGTCTGGGATCAGAGGGAGTTGACCTGCGTAGAGGAGTTCCTCGTCGGGGTAACGCCTCACCCCCATTACAACCCTTGTACTAGAGAGATGATTGCTATGGGCAAGCTCTTCTTTCCCTACCCTGACGATAACCGCCATTACATCCGCTGTGACGCGTGGGGCCAAGCGTTCGTCATGCCTTGCGAACCGGGAACAGTGTGGAATCAGCAGGTTAGCGTTTGTGTCTAA